One Sediminicola sp. YIK13 DNA segment encodes these proteins:
- a CDS encoding group III truncated hemoglobin produces MKREIATLEDIKFLVDTFYAKVRQDEVIGVIFNKVIGDKWAVHLEKMYSFWQTLLLGDHTYNGSPFAPHAKLPLHQEHFDRWLQLFNRTMEEHFVGKKAEEAKWRAHKMAEMFHYKIQFLREKGANYLN; encoded by the coding sequence ATGAAACGGGAAATTGCGACCTTGGAGGATATTAAATTTTTGGTGGATACCTTTTATGCTAAAGTTAGGCAAGATGAGGTGATAGGTGTTATATTCAACAAGGTAATTGGTGATAAGTGGGCAGTCCACCTGGAGAAAATGTATAGTTTTTGGCAGACGCTCTTATTGGGGGATCATACTTACAATGGAAGCCCATTTGCCCCTCATGCCAAACTACCTTTGCACCAAGAGCATTTTGATCGTTGGTTGCAGTTGTTTAATAGGACCATGGAGGAACATTTTGTAGGGAAAAAGGCCGAAGAGGCAAAATGGAGGGCTCACAAAATGGCTGAAATGTTCCATTATAAAATTCAATTTTTAAGGGAAAAGGGAGCTAATTATCTAAATTGA
- a CDS encoding DUF2267 domain-containing protein produces the protein MALNFNQYATEGNTFLKDYTVQLGLGNDRDKAGRILTSTLHALRDIIPTQESLQFIAQLPMFLKAVYVNGWNIKQKKPKIKRMAEFLDLVRTHDGPAAVNDFEYSDEVAQQYVDTTFTYLRKYVSTGEMDDIRDGLPKDLKTMISSHIIF, from the coding sequence ATGGCACTCAATTTTAATCAATACGCGACGGAAGGAAATACTTTTTTAAAAGATTATACCGTGCAATTGGGTCTAGGTAATGACCGTGATAAAGCGGGAAGAATTCTAACGTCAACGTTACATGCGCTGCGCGATATTATTCCTACGCAGGAATCATTACAGTTTATTGCGCAATTGCCCATGTTTTTAAAAGCAGTTTATGTGAATGGTTGGAATATTAAGCAGAAGAAACCAAAAATTAAGCGAATGGCGGAATTTTTGGATCTAGTGAGGACCCATGATGGTCCAGCTGCAGTAAATGATTTTGAATACAGCGATGAAGTGGCCCAGCAATATGTGGATACCACCTTTACTTACCTCAGAAAATATGTTTCTACCGGTGAGATGGACGATATACGGGATGGACTTCCCAAGGATCTAAAAACAATGATTTCTTCCCATATTATATTTTAA
- a CDS encoding SDR family NAD(P)-dependent oxidoreductase has product MDRLKDKVAIITGGANGIGLATVKLFLAEGAKVMMVDVDQKGMDKVVKDLNTPNLAFCVADVSNAKDTESYVRETLKVFGKIDIFYSNAGIEGCSKPLVDYPENIFDKVIAVNLKGVWLGCQHVLPKMEEGGSVMITSSVAGLKGFQGLGAYVASKHGVIGIMRVAALESAERKIRVNSIHPGPVDNNMMRRIEKDISPDNPEEVIKGFENSIPLKRYAESEEIAKLALFLASDESSYITGTMHVVDGGMLGS; this is encoded by the coding sequence ATGGACCGATTAAAAGACAAAGTAGCCATCATTACCGGGGGAGCCAATGGTATTGGGCTCGCAACCGTAAAATTATTCTTGGCCGAAGGTGCCAAAGTGATGATGGTCGATGTGGATCAAAAAGGAATGGACAAGGTGGTAAAAGACCTAAATACTCCAAATTTAGCTTTCTGTGTTGCAGATGTTTCCAATGCAAAGGATACTGAATCCTATGTCAGGGAAACATTGAAGGTGTTTGGGAAAATTGATATTTTCTATAGTAATGCTGGCATTGAAGGTTGTTCCAAGCCTTTGGTTGACTATCCTGAAAACATATTTGATAAGGTAATTGCCGTAAATCTTAAAGGGGTATGGCTGGGTTGTCAGCACGTTCTGCCCAAAATGGAGGAAGGGGGAAGTGTAATGATCACTTCTTCTGTAGCCGGACTAAAAGGATTCCAAGGTTTGGGAGCCTATGTTGCCAGTAAACATGGGGTAATAGGGATTATGCGTGTAGCTGCCCTGGAAAGTGCAGAAAGAAAGATTAGGGTCAACAGCATTCACCCGGGACCAGTGGATAATAATATGATGAGACGTATTGAAAAGGATATCTCTCCGGACAATCCAGAGGAAGTGATCAAAGGCTTTGAGAACTCTATTCCCTTAAAGCGCTATGCTGAGTCCGAAGAAATAGCTAAACTGGCCTTGTTCTTGGCCTCAGATGAAAGTTCCTACATTACAGGTACCATGCATGTCGTGGATGGTGGAATGCTCGGGTCATGA
- a CDS encoding PAS domain-containing sensor histidine kinase, with amino-acid sequence MRFFKENSNIFNLLSSAISEGIIVVNREQFIVATNNSANEMFGYSNGALIGKPLNTLIPQKFHHNHGGHFAGFMQKSNKRQMGQGRDLFGMRKNGEEFPVEAGLNPFEVDGVTYVMALVIDITQRKQQERQISELNSQLEAKIELRTRELNDIVLELRGEVNLRKEAESKAKMALKKERELNDLKTKFLSLVSHEFKTPLSSILTSATLISKYQLSDQQSKRDKHLDTIKNKVKYLDTILTDFLSVERLESGKVNYKFTTFPLSKLVNEVIYDANMLLKTGQNIRYPDNIDDVIIDFDEKILELILSNLIHNAIKYSPEYAPIDIQVEHNKKMVTLKVIDQGMGIPKEEQKYIFNRYFRAENALLTQGTGIGLNIVKGHLENLGGSIDFTSQENMGSTFSIQLPLLHNLN; translated from the coding sequence ATGAGATTTTTTAAAGAGAACAGCAATATTTTTAATTTGCTCTCCAGTGCTATTTCCGAAGGAATCATTGTGGTGAACAGGGAACAATTCATCGTAGCCACTAACAACTCTGCCAATGAAATGTTCGGGTACAGCAATGGCGCCTTAATTGGGAAACCCTTGAATACCTTGATACCCCAAAAATTTCATCACAATCATGGCGGTCATTTTGCGGGCTTTATGCAGAAGAGCAATAAACGCCAAATGGGTCAAGGCCGTGATTTGTTCGGAATGCGAAAAAATGGCGAGGAATTTCCCGTCGAGGCTGGGCTCAATCCTTTTGAAGTAGATGGGGTCACATATGTAATGGCCCTGGTCATAGATATTACACAAAGAAAGCAACAAGAGCGACAGATCAGTGAGCTCAATTCTCAACTGGAGGCTAAAATAGAATTGCGCACCAGAGAATTAAATGATATCGTTCTAGAGCTTAGGGGAGAGGTCAACCTAAGAAAAGAGGCAGAAAGCAAGGCCAAAATGGCCCTCAAGAAAGAACGGGAACTCAATGATCTTAAAACAAAGTTTCTCTCCTTGGTATCCCATGAATTCAAAACACCATTGAGCAGTATCCTAACCTCTGCCACCCTGATATCCAAATACCAGCTAAGTGATCAACAATCTAAAAGGGACAAACATCTGGATACCATTAAGAACAAGGTAAAATATTTGGATACCATCCTCACCGATTTTCTATCAGTGGAACGATTGGAATCTGGGAAAGTAAATTATAAATTTACTACGTTCCCATTGAGCAAATTGGTGAACGAAGTCATTTATGATGCCAATATGCTATTGAAAACAGGACAGAACATACGTTACCCGGATAACATTGATGATGTGATCATAGATTTTGATGAGAAAATCCTGGAATTGATTTTATCCAACCTCATACATAATGCCATTAAATATTCCCCGGAATACGCTCCCATAGATATACAGGTGGAACATAACAAAAAAATGGTTACTTTAAAGGTCATAGATCAGGGTATGGGTATTCCCAAAGAGGAACAAAAATATATATTCAATCGGTATTTCAGGGCAGAAAATGCCCTATTGACCCAAGGTACGGGGATAGGTTTGAATATAGTTAAAGGCCACTTGGAAAATCTTGGAGGATCAATAGACTTTACAAGCCAGGAAAATATGGGTTCAACCTTTAGTATTCAGCTACCTTTATTACATAATTTAAATTAA
- a CDS encoding ATP cone domain-containing protein encodes MEIVKSSGERVKFSMSKLRNSLKRSGADDELVNHIVDRVRDELYQGISTKEIYNRAFAILKKKKSISASKYKLKKAIYEFGPTGYPFEKFISAILEYSGYTTQVGKVMHGFCVKHEIDVFAQKNGEVTIIECKFHSEEGRNCNVKIPLYIHSRYLDVKKHWDAKENLDLHFDVGWVATNTRFTEDAMLYGKCAGLYLLSWDYPKDNGLKDRIDRLGLYPITVSTLLSAREKQFLLSRDVVLCQQLLHDKFFLDHLGISDSRKKRIMKEIELLCNC; translated from the coding sequence ATGGAAATAGTAAAATCTTCTGGGGAAAGGGTGAAGTTTTCAATGTCCAAATTGCGGAACTCCTTAAAGCGCAGTGGGGCCGACGATGAATTGGTCAATCATATTGTAGATCGCGTTCGGGATGAGCTTTATCAGGGAATCAGCACCAAAGAAATCTACAATAGGGCTTTCGCCATTTTAAAAAAGAAGAAGTCCATCTCTGCCTCTAAGTACAAGCTGAAGAAGGCTATTTATGAATTTGGTCCAACAGGATATCCTTTCGAAAAGTTTATAAGTGCCATTCTGGAATACTCTGGATATACAACTCAAGTAGGTAAGGTGATGCATGGATTTTGTGTAAAACATGAAATTGATGTTTTTGCCCAAAAGAATGGGGAAGTCACTATTATTGAATGTAAGTTCCACAGTGAGGAAGGGAGAAACTGTAATGTTAAGATACCCTTGTATATTCATTCCAGATATCTGGACGTAAAAAAACACTGGGACGCCAAAGAGAATTTGGACCTGCATTTTGATGTTGGGTGGGTAGCCACAAATACCCGCTTTACCGAAGATGCCATGCTCTATGGGAAATGTGCCGGGCTGTATTTGTTGAGCTGGGATTACCCCAAGGACAATGGCCTAAAAGACCGAATAGACAGATTGGGATTGTATCCCATCACCGTATCTACATTGTTGAGTGCACGTGAAAAGCAATTTTTGTTGAGTAGGGATGTGGTTCTTTGCCAACAGTTGCTTCATGATAAATTTTTTCTGGACCATCTCGGTATCTCTGATTCGCGAAAGAAAAGGATCATGAAAGAAATAGAACTATTGTGCAATTGTTAA
- a CDS encoding universal stress protein — protein MDQRVLLPTDFSKNALNAIRYALDMYKDQQCEFFMMNVFRVDGYSIDNMMVPEPGNKAYDDAKKASEENFRKLLDILELHNTNPKHTYHTISCYNSLIDAINDSIAKKDIDIVVMGTKGSTGSKGVIFGTNTVATMEAVTDCPVLSVPEDFRFSPPVEIVFPTDYKTNFKRRELKYLLDISKMHKTPIRILHIIEEPKLSKTQEANKELLESILSDIEFSTHTLSDTKVHKGIGFFIESRGSDMVAFLNKQHSFFGIMFTKPLVKEIGYHAKIPILVLNDYSK, from the coding sequence ATGGATCAAAGAGTTTTATTACCAACGGATTTCTCAAAAAATGCACTAAATGCCATTAGGTATGCCTTGGATATGTACAAGGATCAGCAATGTGAGTTTTTCATGATGAATGTATTTCGGGTGGATGGATATTCCATAGATAATATGATGGTTCCAGAGCCTGGCAATAAGGCCTATGATGACGCTAAAAAGGCTTCTGAGGAGAACTTCCGGAAGCTGTTGGATATTTTGGAACTGCACAATACCAACCCCAAACATACCTATCATACCATCTCCTGTTACAATTCACTAATTGACGCAATCAATGATTCAATTGCAAAAAAGGATATAGATATAGTGGTTATGGGTACCAAGGGATCAACAGGGTCCAAGGGCGTAATTTTTGGAACCAATACAGTAGCGACAATGGAAGCAGTGACAGACTGTCCGGTCCTGTCCGTGCCTGAGGATTTTAGATTTTCACCCCCAGTTGAAATTGTGTTTCCTACTGATTACAAGACAAATTTTAAAAGAAGGGAGCTCAAATATTTGCTGGATATTTCGAAGATGCACAAGACCCCTATTCGCATACTTCATATCATAGAAGAGCCTAAATTATCCAAAACCCAGGAAGCAAACAAAGAGCTACTGGAATCTATTTTGTCAGATATCGAATTCAGTACGCATACCCTTTCGGATACAAAGGTCCATAAAGGAATAGGTTTTTTTATAGAAAGCAGAGGTAGTGATATGGTTGCATTTTTAAATAAACAACATAGTTTTTTTGGCATCATGTTCACCAAACCTCTGGTAAAGGAAATTGGCTATCATGCTAAAATTCCAATTTTAGTGCTTAATGATTATTCAAAATGA
- the trxA gene encoding thioredoxin, producing the protein MKSSFNDIINSEIPVLVDFYADWCGPCKMLAPILKQVKDELGDAIKVIKIDVDKNQALAGKFQVRGVPTMILFKNGNQLWRQSGVLQKNELLATIKSHSN; encoded by the coding sequence ATGAAGAGCAGTTTTAACGACATTATCAACTCAGAAATTCCTGTTCTGGTTGATTTTTACGCCGATTGGTGCGGACCATGCAAGATGTTGGCACCTATCTTAAAACAAGTGAAGGATGAATTGGGAGATGCCATTAAGGTCATTAAAATAGATGTGGACAAGAACCAGGCTTTGGCAGGGAAATTTCAGGTCCGTGGGGTGCCAACCATGATACTGTTCAAAAATGGGAATCAGCTTTGGCGACAATCGGGGGTACTACAAAAAAATGAATTATTGGCTACCATAAAATCCCACAGCAACTAG
- a CDS encoding MBL fold metallo-hydrolase RNA specificity domain-containing protein — MATVKIHFLGAAGTVTGSKYYLETPAMNIMIDCGMFQGLKELRLQNWQPLPIQADKIGVVLLTHGHLDHTGYLPRLVKEGFKGQIIGTAPTLSIAAIILRDSAKIHEEEAEQANKMGYSSHDPALPFYTLKEAEKAIDLFQAKEKDQWISLSDTIQYRFRFNGHIIGATFIELEILGKLFVFSGDIGRREDALMDAPDRPQWADFLFLESTYGNRLHPQENVEEIVIGLVERTVHEKGQLIIPSFAVERLQSLIYLFWNLYKKNRIPNIPIFVDSPMGNNVLNVFENYPQWHKLSMSDYRAMCNHVNIITSFKDTWKTIDDPRPKIVIAGSGMVTGGRVLTYLNQLIDEPATTILLVGYMAEGTRGRQLLEGAHELKFFGKYHPVKAQVAHLESLSAHADQQELLDWLKEIKNIPEKVFLIHGEPTALDAFRSKIRDSYRWNVHIPKLFEVVEIVI; from the coding sequence ATGGCCACTGTAAAAATACATTTTCTGGGTGCAGCTGGCACGGTAACGGGCTCCAAGTACTATTTGGAGACCCCTGCTATGAATATCATGATAGATTGCGGAATGTTCCAGGGGCTCAAGGAACTGCGACTTCAGAACTGGCAACCTTTGCCCATACAAGCAGACAAAATTGGGGTTGTTTTGCTCACTCATGGACATTTGGATCATACTGGTTACCTGCCGAGATTGGTCAAAGAAGGATTTAAGGGTCAAATAATAGGTACGGCACCCACTTTGTCCATCGCTGCCATTATTTTGAGGGACAGTGCCAAGATCCACGAGGAAGAGGCAGAACAGGCCAATAAAATGGGTTATAGTTCCCACGATCCTGCATTGCCATTCTATACCTTGAAAGAGGCCGAAAAGGCTATTGATTTGTTCCAAGCTAAAGAAAAGGATCAATGGATATCCCTATCCGATACTATTCAATACAGGTTTAGGTTCAATGGCCATATCATTGGAGCCACGTTTATAGAGTTGGAAATTTTAGGTAAACTTTTTGTTTTCTCCGGAGATATAGGTAGAAGAGAAGATGCTCTTATGGATGCGCCAGATAGGCCTCAGTGGGCCGACTTCCTTTTCTTGGAGAGTACCTATGGCAACAGATTGCACCCACAGGAGAACGTAGAGGAGATTGTTATTGGTCTTGTGGAACGAACCGTTCACGAAAAGGGACAGCTTATCATCCCATCCTTTGCCGTGGAACGATTGCAATCTTTGATCTATCTATTCTGGAACTTATATAAGAAAAATCGCATTCCCAACATTCCCATTTTCGTGGACAGCCCTATGGGAAATAATGTACTCAACGTTTTTGAGAATTACCCACAGTGGCATAAACTATCCATGAGTGATTATCGGGCCATGTGCAATCATGTAAACATCATCACCTCCTTTAAGGATACCTGGAAGACCATTGATGATCCCAGACCAAAAATTGTAATTGCGGGTAGCGGGATGGTCACCGGAGGACGGGTACTTACCTATTTAAATCAATTGATAGATGAACCTGCCACCACTATCCTACTGGTGGGTTATATGGCCGAGGGCACAAGGGGCCGGCAGTTGTTGGAAGGAGCCCATGAGCTTAAATTTTTCGGAAAGTACCATCCCGTAAAGGCCCAAGTTGCCCATTTGGAAAGTCTCTCTGCCCATGCCGATCAACAGGAACTGTTAGATTGGCTGAAGGAGATAAAAAACATTCCGGAAAAGGTCTTCCTTATTCATGGGGAGCCTACTGCCCTAGATGCCTTTAGGTCCAAAATAAGGGACAGTTACCGTTGGAATGTGCATATACCCAAACTGTTTGAAGTAGTGGAAATTGTGATCTAA
- a CDS encoding mechanosensitive ion channel family protein produces the protein MMQQLYDFLEQQPFLVSILRLLFWVLFIIVGIRLLRKIARNRIDNVSFRYKTQKGIEVVGYVLIAILFLVFFTAGNIKDYSLVIGLFTAGITFTLQELILSIAGSFYIFAVRVYTPGDRIEINGIKGDVIDIDSIYTTIMEMGEWVSSDNYSGRIVKISNAFVFKGPIKNYSMDFPFVWDELNILITYESDVELAKKIVMDSSLELLSDYVEGSKAKWGEMVERYYIENATLEPTIAIKLTDNWVEVNVRYITDYKLRRGTRHKLFDSIQKKASRTDGKVVLASTTLQLLKIPEVDVRIKHNG, from the coding sequence ATGATGCAACAGCTTTACGATTTTCTCGAACAACAGCCTTTTTTAGTTAGCATATTGCGATTGCTGTTTTGGGTGTTGTTCATTATAGTCGGGATTCGGTTATTGAGAAAGATTGCCCGAAATAGGATAGATAATGTAAGCTTTAGATACAAGACACAAAAGGGGATAGAGGTCGTTGGTTATGTGTTGATCGCCATCCTGTTCCTGGTGTTTTTTACTGCGGGCAACATTAAGGACTACTCCCTTGTTATAGGTCTTTTTACGGCTGGCATCACCTTCACTTTACAAGAATTGATATTAAGCATTGCAGGCTCCTTTTACATTTTTGCGGTGAGGGTCTATACCCCTGGTGACCGCATAGAAATAAACGGCATTAAGGGCGATGTTATTGACATTGATAGTATTTATACCACCATTATGGAAATGGGGGAGTGGGTAAGTAGTGATAATTATTCCGGGAGGATCGTCAAGATCAGTAACGCTTTTGTTTTCAAAGGGCCCATAAAAAATTACTCCATGGATTTCCCTTTTGTATGGGACGAACTCAATATTCTGATCACCTATGAATCAGACGTGGAATTGGCCAAGAAAATTGTTATGGACAGCTCTTTGGAGCTTCTCTCCGATTATGTGGAGGGTAGCAAGGCAAAATGGGGGGAGATGGTAGAGCGGTATTATATTGAGAATGCCACCTTGGAACCTACGATTGCTATAAAGCTGACCGATAATTGGGTAGAGGTGAACGTGAGGTATATTACAGATTATAAGTTAAGAAGGGGTACCAGGCATAAACTTTTTGATAGTATTCAAAAAAAGGCATCGCGAACAGATGGAAAAGTTGTCCTGGCCTCTACCACCTTGCAATTACTGAAAATTCCCGAGGTAGATGTAAGGATAAAACACAACGGGTAA
- a CDS encoding 2-hydroxyacid dehydrogenase produces the protein MKLLVYSAKKFEVPFLERANKNNHHVVFTQRALDLETAHQAVGFDAISIFSGDDASLTVLEKLRDFGVKYISLRSAGYNNIHIKCAKRFGLKVANAPDYSPYSIAEHAVALLLALNRKIILANSQVHQYNFLQDDLLGFDLNKKTVGIVGVGKIGAVMVKIMHGFGCTILANDLVQDDTLIKDYGIQYVEMEELLKKSDIVSLHVPLTHDTHYFIDEGQFKAMKRSALLINTARGAVVNTKALIKALEKKKIAGYATDVYEKEKGVFFKDHTASGDIKDDLLRQLLSLPNVLLTPHQAFVTKEALANIADITFYNIDCWAKGKESKNELGYETMIS, from the coding sequence ATGAAATTACTGGTTTATAGTGCCAAGAAATTTGAAGTGCCTTTTTTGGAAAGGGCCAATAAAAACAACCATCATGTGGTGTTTACCCAAAGGGCCCTCGACTTAGAAACGGCACACCAAGCAGTAGGTTTCGATGCGATTTCTATATTTTCTGGGGACGATGCCTCCTTGACCGTTTTGGAAAAATTAAGGGACTTTGGGGTCAAATATATCAGCCTGCGTTCTGCCGGTTATAACAATATCCATATTAAATGCGCCAAACGTTTTGGGTTAAAGGTTGCCAATGCCCCAGATTATTCGCCCTATTCCATCGCAGAACATGCCGTGGCATTATTGTTGGCCCTCAACAGAAAAATTATTTTGGCCAATTCACAAGTACATCAATATAACTTTTTACAGGATGATCTTCTTGGTTTTGATCTGAATAAGAAAACAGTGGGTATTGTTGGAGTGGGTAAAATTGGAGCAGTGATGGTAAAAATTATGCACGGTTTTGGATGTACTATCTTGGCCAACGATCTTGTTCAAGATGACACCTTGATAAAAGATTATGGTATCCAATATGTGGAAATGGAGGAATTGTTGAAAAAATCTGACATCGTCAGTTTGCATGTTCCCTTGACCCATGACACTCACTATTTTATAGATGAAGGTCAGTTTAAAGCCATGAAGAGAAGTGCCCTTTTAATAAATACGGCCCGTGGTGCGGTAGTGAATACCAAAGCTTTGATCAAGGCCTTGGAAAAAAAGAAAATTGCCGGGTATGCCACAGATGTGTATGAAAAGGAGAAAGGCGTATTCTTCAAGGATCATACTGCATCTGGTGATATTAAGGACGATTTATTACGGCAACTACTTTCCTTGCCAAATGTGCTGCTTACCCCTCACCAGGCCTTTGTAACCAAAGAGGCGTTGGCGAATATTGCTGACATCACTTTTTATAATATAGATTGTTGGGCAAAAGGAAAGGAATCCAAGAACGAACTTGGTTATGAAACGATGATCTCCTAG
- a CDS encoding response regulator has product MKTVLLIEDDLALRENTQELLELANYKVITAPNGKLGIQYALDNIPDIVVCDIMMPEIDGYGVLQALTSNEKTNHIPFIFLTAKTEHKEIRKGMDLGADDYLTKPFEEEDLFSAIESRLAKAEILAQIKNNGQKKLSEDQQELRNLNELKNFFDDHGQIYSFKNGETIYQEGDHSNKIYLSIKGAVKCYKMDSDGKELVTSLHPSDDFLGFTSFMDNIPYEESAVAVEDVELVGVSKDLLKSILQKNNQVSIELLGLLSKNLSEIKQQLLQMAYSSVRKKTAQTLMQFADLLNKSGDKPIKVSRSDLASVAGIATESLIRTLSSFKKEGIIDIEGRNIKILDLNLLKQMN; this is encoded by the coding sequence ATGAAAACGGTACTTTTAATTGAAGATGATTTGGCTTTGCGGGAAAATACCCAAGAACTATTGGAATTGGCCAATTACAAGGTTATAACTGCTCCAAACGGAAAATTGGGGATTCAATACGCTTTGGACAATATACCTGATATTGTGGTATGTGATATCATGATGCCCGAAATAGATGGGTATGGGGTATTGCAGGCTTTGACCTCCAATGAAAAGACCAATCATATTCCCTTTATTTTCCTGACCGCCAAGACAGAGCACAAGGAAATAAGAAAAGGAATGGACTTGGGTGCCGATGATTATTTGACCAAACCTTTTGAAGAGGAAGACCTCTTTAGTGCCATAGAAAGTAGGTTGGCCAAAGCCGAGATTCTAGCCCAAATAAAGAATAATGGGCAAAAGAAGCTTTCTGAAGATCAGCAAGAACTGCGTAATTTAAATGAGCTGAAAAACTTTTTTGATGACCATGGGCAAATATATTCCTTCAAAAATGGGGAGACCATTTATCAGGAAGGGGACCATTCCAATAAAATATACTTAAGTATTAAGGGGGCGGTAAAATGTTATAAAATGGACAGCGACGGGAAGGAATTGGTTACTTCACTGCATCCATCTGATGACTTTTTGGGCTTTACTTCTTTTATGGATAACATCCCATATGAAGAATCTGCCGTTGCTGTAGAGGATGTGGAACTGGTAGGAGTATCCAAGGATCTTTTAAAATCCATCCTGCAAAAGAACAATCAGGTATCCATAGAACTTTTGGGACTGCTCTCTAAAAACCTGTCAGAGATCAAACAGCAGTTGTTGCAAATGGCCTATAGTTCCGTGAGAAAAAAAACGGCCCAAACACTTATGCAATTCGCAGATCTGTTGAACAAATCAGGGGATAAGCCCATTAAAGTTTCTAGAAGCGATCTTGCCAGTGTGGCCGGGATTGCCACAGAAAGCCTTATTAGAACACTTTCCAGTTTTAAAAAAGAAGGGATTATAGATATTGAGGGTAGGAACATTAAAATTTTGGATCTCAATCTGTTAAAGCAAATGAACTGA
- a CDS encoding universal stress protein codes for MKNILVPTDFSEDSLNAVSYALELLKKSPCNFYLLHVNDLSGYAYQGLSYATSPEVLVEDVIATAKKKLHVFLKKVGSMAKTKEHHFYPLYDQGFFIDCIRRNVEERKIDLIVMGTKGASGALGEVIGSNTGDVITKVKCNTLAVPIMASFGKLEEIAFPTDYNIFYSAKILSVITDLLETNKSYMRVMHASKSGQLLTESQVKNKEYLEDYLNETFEKKNSFHSITNKNVTAAVQCFVESRNIDLLVMVAKNLNFLQQIVFSTKVEKISFHTKIPFLVIHD; via the coding sequence ATGAAGAATATTTTAGTTCCCACAGATTTCTCGGAAGATTCCCTTAATGCTGTATCCTATGCGTTGGAGTTACTGAAAAAAAGCCCTTGTAATTTTTATTTACTACATGTAAATGATTTGAGCGGGTATGCTTATCAGGGACTGAGTTATGCCACCTCTCCAGAAGTATTGGTAGAAGATGTGATAGCCACGGCCAAAAAAAAACTACATGTTTTTCTCAAAAAGGTGGGGAGCATGGCGAAAACCAAAGAGCATCATTTCTATCCATTATACGATCAAGGTTTTTTTATCGATTGTATCAGAAGAAATGTAGAGGAGCGCAAAATTGATCTGATTGTAATGGGAACCAAAGGAGCTTCGGGAGCTTTAGGGGAAGTTATAGGAAGCAATACAGGAGATGTCATTACCAAGGTGAAGTGCAATACTTTGGCGGTTCCTATAATGGCCTCGTTTGGGAAGCTGGAAGAAATTGCATTCCCCACTGATTATAATATTTTTTATTCGGCGAAAATACTTTCTGTCATTACTGATCTTCTGGAAACGAATAAGTCATATATGAGGGTGATGCATGCTTCTAAATCTGGGCAATTGTTAACAGAATCCCAGGTTAAGAACAAGGAATACCTGGAAGATTATCTCAACGAGACCTTTGAAAAGAAGAACAGCTTTCATTCCATAACCAATAAAAATGTTACGGCTGCCGTACAATGTTTTGTTGAAAGTAGAAATATAGACCTGCTGGTAATGGTTGCCAAAAATTTAAATTTTCTACAGCAAATTGTGTTTAGTACCAAAGTGGAAAAAATAAGTTTCCACACCAAAATCCCTTTTTTGGTCATACACGATTAG